One region of Girardinichthys multiradiatus isolate DD_20200921_A chromosome 1, DD_fGirMul_XY1, whole genome shotgun sequence genomic DNA includes:
- the espn gene encoding espin isoform X4, whose protein sequence is MVVEGDMTLLAARQGDVQTLKTLLAAKILNSDVKDVLGASPVHHAARAGKLTCLRFLVEDAGLQGNCLASNGASPAHDAAATGNLACLQWLLTQGGCQPEDRDSSGATVLHLACRFSHHEITEWLLKSGEVDPGASTDTGALPVHYAAAKGDLASLRLLLGHSPNVVNSQTKNGATPLYLTCQEGHLEVVQYLVKDCGADPSIRANDGMTPLHAAAQMGHNTVIVWLMSFTDISLADRDSDGATAMHFAASRGHAKVLSWLLLHGGEIVTDNWGGTPLHDAAENGELECCQILVVNGVDLGIRDQDGFTAADLAEYNGHSQCAKYLRTVENMSVEHRVLSRDPSTELESKQPDSGLSSPNTTMPPASQATHFDIGSPSSSLSNYDSASSSQSSTGEKKSSLTMSRGPPTQLNTVAHQGASESAISDMQAYMDMLNPDISTDTASRDGTTVDAVPKPPPPPTYPPPPPPQAPPGPPPAPSYPAPGPPQEPLSAEFLKVKSNLRHVGSKSSKKEQLTPGENHEKLRRVDSNRKSRSFSKQPSTGDYYKSLGNDTAEPRGSKGMAPNEEGSVLLEEPTESPATTSENGTAEESVPPPPPPPPPPLPPSNPMPTPPPPPPLPTAAQSTQNNGSTTPSSNDKRRPSSSSGSTKSFNMMSPTGDNSELLAEIKAGKSLKPTPQSKGYTTVFSNTGPTDNNGTTTPPETQSSPPAAKPPSPPQSRASVTSPPITPSPSPSPSPSPTGSRAMSGSANYEQLSSNSVVNGNDGSGSMQQESERKTSLADIEALVPTLDEQGKAIPEWKRQVMVRKLQVKMQEEEEHKRKAEEEAKRLASMPAWRRDMMKKKMDEERCDREQKRKAEQEAKQAKETEEKQELERLRTMGYDETKLAPWQRKILLKKEDIAKK, encoded by the exons ATGGTGGTGGAGGGCGACATGACGCTGCTGGCAGCCAGGCAGGGGGACGTGCAGACGCTCAAAACGCTCTTAGCGGCGAAGATTCTCAACAGCGACGTGAAGGATGTCTTGGGGGCTTCGCCGGTCCACCACGCAGCCCGGGCCGGGAAGCTGACCTGCCTGCGTTTTCTGGTGGAGGACGCAGGGCTGCAGGGAAACTGCCTGGCAAGCAACGGGGCCAGCCCGGCGCATGATGCGGCGGCCACGGGTAACCTGGCCTGCTTACAGTGGCTGCTGACCCAGGGGGGGTGTCAGCCGGAG GATAGGGACAGCTCTGGAGCCACAGTTCTCCACCTTGCGTGTCGCTTCAGTCACCACGAGATCACCGAATGGCTGCTGAAGAGTGGTGAGGTGGATCCCGGGGCCTCCACCGATACAGGAGCCCTACCTGTTCATTATGCTGCTGCCAAGGGAGACCTGGCGTCTCTCCGACTGTTACTGGGACACAGCCCAAA TGTTGTCAACTCCCAAACTAAGAATGGTGCCACGCCGCTCTACCTGACCTGCCAGGAAGGTCATTTGGAGGTTGTCCAATACCTGGTCAAGGACTGCGGGGCAGATCCGAGCATCAGAGCCAATGACGGGATGACGCCTCTGCACGCTGCTGCTCAGATGGGCCACAACACTGTCATTGTCTGGCTG ATGAGTTTCACAGACATCAGCCTGGCAGACAGGGACAGTGACGGTGCGACGGCCATGCACTTTGCAGCCAGCCGTGGCCATGCGAAGGTTCTCAGCTGGCTGCTGCTGCACGGTGGAGAGATTGTCACTGACAACTGGGGAGGGACACCCCTCCACGATGCTGCGGAGAATGGTGAACTGGAG TGCTGTCAGATTCTTGTGGTAAATGGGGTGGACCTGGGCATACGGGACCAGGACGGCTTCACAGCTGCGGATCTGGCCGAATACAATGGCCATTCCCAGTGTGCCAAGTATCTGCGCACGGTGGAAAACATG AGTGTGGAGCATCGGGTTTTGTCTCGAGACCCCTCAACGGAGCTTGAGTCCAAGCAGCCGGACTCGGGCCTCTCCTCCCCTAACACCACCATGCCTCCAGCCAGCCAAGCAACACACTTCGACATCGGTTCACCGTCCAGCTCGCTGTCCAACTATGACTCTGCCAGCTCCAGTCAGTCCAGCACCGGGGAGAAGAAAAGCAGCCTTACAATGTCTCGAGGCCCTCCCACCCAGCTAAATACAGTTGCACATCAGG GTGCATCAGAGTCAGCCATTTCAGACATGCAGGCCTACATGGACATGCTGAACCCTGACATCAGCACTGACACAGCCAGTAGGGATGGTACAACAGTTGATGCTGTTCCcaagcccccacctcctccaaCCTATCCTCCCCCGCCTCCCCCTCAAGCTCCCCCAGGGCCCCCTCCAGCACCGAGCTATCCAGCGCCTGGGCCCCCTCAAGAGCCTCTGTCAGCTGAGTTCCTGAAGGTGAAAAGCAACTTGCGGCACGTGGGCAGTAAAAGCAGCAAAAAGGAG CAGCTGACTCCTGGAGAGAACCACGAGAAATTGCGGCGAGTGGATTCAAACAGGAAGTCAAGGAGCTTCAGCAAACAGCCCAGCACTGGGGACTACTACAAGAGTCTGGGCAACGACACGGCGGAGCCCCGTGGGAGCAAAGGCATGGCGCCCAACGAGGAG GGTTCGGTGTTATTGGAGGAGCCTACTGAGAGTCCTGCCACCACCTCTGAAAATGGAACCGCAGAGGAATCTGTGCCgcctccacctccacctccaccacctcctcttcctcccagCAATCCAATGCCAacaccccctcctcctcctccgctACCCACCGCGGCACAAAGCACCCAGAATAATGGCAGCACCACCCCCAGCTCCAACGACAAGAGGCGCCCATCTTCCTCATCAGGCA GCACAAAATCTTTCAACATGATGTCCCCCACCGGAGACAACTCAGAGCTTCTGGCAGAGATCAAAGCAGGAAAGAGCCTTAAGCCCACGCCTCAAAGTAAAGGCTACACCACTGTGTTTTCCAACACAGGGCCAACAGACAACAAT GGAACCACCACACCTCCAGAGACCCAATCATCTCCACCAGCCGCCAAACCACCCTCTCCTCCACAATCAAGAGCTTCTGTTACCTCTCCACCCATCACCCCAAGCCCCAGCCCCAGCCCTAGCCCCAGTCCTACTGGTTCCAGGGCCATGTCAGGCTCTGCAAACTATGAGCAGCTGTCCTCCAACTCCGTGGTCAATGGGAACGACGGATCTGGTTCAATGCAGCAGGAGTCAGAAAGGAAGACAAGCCTTGCCGACATTGAGGCGCTGGTGCCCACTCTTGATGAGCAGGGGAAAGCCATCCCCGAGTGGAAAAGACAGGTGATGGTGAGAAAGCTTCAGGTCAAGatgcaggaggaggaagagcaCAAACGCAAG
- the espn gene encoding espin isoform X5 has translation MVVEGDMTLLAARQGDVQTLKTLLAAKILNSDVKDVLGASPVHHAARAGKLTCLRFLVEDAGLQGNCLASNGASPAHDAAATGNLACLQWLLTQGGCQPEDRDSSGATVLHLACRFSHHEITEWLLKSGEVDPGASTDTGALPVHYAAAKGDLASLRLLLGHSPNVVNSQTKNGATPLYLTCQEGHLEVVQYLVKDCGADPSIRANDGMTPLHAAAQMGHNTVIVWLMSFTDISLADRDSDGATAMHFAASRGHAKVLSWLLLHGGEIVTDNWGGTPLHDAAENGELECCQILVVNGVDLGIRDQDGFTAADLAEYNGHSQCAKYLRTVENMSVEHRVLSRDPSTELESKQPDSGLSSPNTTMPPASQATHFDIGSPSSSLSNYDSASSSQSSTGEKKSSLTMSRGPPTQLNTVAHQGASESAISDMQAYMDMLNPDISTDTASRDGTTVDAVPKPPPPPTYPPPPPPQAPPGPPPAPSYPAPGPPQEPLSAEFLKVKSNLRHVGSKSSKKEQLTPGENHEKLRRVDSNRKSRSFSKQPSTGDYYKSLGNDTAEPRGSKGMAPNEEGSVLLEEPTESPATTSENGTAEESVPPPPPPPPPPLPPSNPMPTPPPPPPLPTAAQSTQNNGSTTPSSNDKRRPSSSSGSGNISTSYPEGGLLRQMKSTKSFNMMSPTGDNSELLAEIKAGKSLKPTPQSKGYTTVFSNTGPTDNNGTTTPPETQSSPPAAKPPSPPQSRASVTSPPITPSPSPSPSPSPTGSRAMSGSANYEQLSSNSVVNGNDGSGSMQQESERKTSLADIEALVPTLDEQGKAIPEWKRQVMVRKLQVKMQEEEEHKRKAEEEAKRLASMPAWRRDMMKKKMDEERYLHHFISCF, from the exons ATGGTGGTGGAGGGCGACATGACGCTGCTGGCAGCCAGGCAGGGGGACGTGCAGACGCTCAAAACGCTCTTAGCGGCGAAGATTCTCAACAGCGACGTGAAGGATGTCTTGGGGGCTTCGCCGGTCCACCACGCAGCCCGGGCCGGGAAGCTGACCTGCCTGCGTTTTCTGGTGGAGGACGCAGGGCTGCAGGGAAACTGCCTGGCAAGCAACGGGGCCAGCCCGGCGCATGATGCGGCGGCCACGGGTAACCTGGCCTGCTTACAGTGGCTGCTGACCCAGGGGGGGTGTCAGCCGGAG GATAGGGACAGCTCTGGAGCCACAGTTCTCCACCTTGCGTGTCGCTTCAGTCACCACGAGATCACCGAATGGCTGCTGAAGAGTGGTGAGGTGGATCCCGGGGCCTCCACCGATACAGGAGCCCTACCTGTTCATTATGCTGCTGCCAAGGGAGACCTGGCGTCTCTCCGACTGTTACTGGGACACAGCCCAAA TGTTGTCAACTCCCAAACTAAGAATGGTGCCACGCCGCTCTACCTGACCTGCCAGGAAGGTCATTTGGAGGTTGTCCAATACCTGGTCAAGGACTGCGGGGCAGATCCGAGCATCAGAGCCAATGACGGGATGACGCCTCTGCACGCTGCTGCTCAGATGGGCCACAACACTGTCATTGTCTGGCTG ATGAGTTTCACAGACATCAGCCTGGCAGACAGGGACAGTGACGGTGCGACGGCCATGCACTTTGCAGCCAGCCGTGGCCATGCGAAGGTTCTCAGCTGGCTGCTGCTGCACGGTGGAGAGATTGTCACTGACAACTGGGGAGGGACACCCCTCCACGATGCTGCGGAGAATGGTGAACTGGAG TGCTGTCAGATTCTTGTGGTAAATGGGGTGGACCTGGGCATACGGGACCAGGACGGCTTCACAGCTGCGGATCTGGCCGAATACAATGGCCATTCCCAGTGTGCCAAGTATCTGCGCACGGTGGAAAACATG AGTGTGGAGCATCGGGTTTTGTCTCGAGACCCCTCAACGGAGCTTGAGTCCAAGCAGCCGGACTCGGGCCTCTCCTCCCCTAACACCACCATGCCTCCAGCCAGCCAAGCAACACACTTCGACATCGGTTCACCGTCCAGCTCGCTGTCCAACTATGACTCTGCCAGCTCCAGTCAGTCCAGCACCGGGGAGAAGAAAAGCAGCCTTACAATGTCTCGAGGCCCTCCCACCCAGCTAAATACAGTTGCACATCAGG GTGCATCAGAGTCAGCCATTTCAGACATGCAGGCCTACATGGACATGCTGAACCCTGACATCAGCACTGACACAGCCAGTAGGGATGGTACAACAGTTGATGCTGTTCCcaagcccccacctcctccaaCCTATCCTCCCCCGCCTCCCCCTCAAGCTCCCCCAGGGCCCCCTCCAGCACCGAGCTATCCAGCGCCTGGGCCCCCTCAAGAGCCTCTGTCAGCTGAGTTCCTGAAGGTGAAAAGCAACTTGCGGCACGTGGGCAGTAAAAGCAGCAAAAAGGAG CAGCTGACTCCTGGAGAGAACCACGAGAAATTGCGGCGAGTGGATTCAAACAGGAAGTCAAGGAGCTTCAGCAAACAGCCCAGCACTGGGGACTACTACAAGAGTCTGGGCAACGACACGGCGGAGCCCCGTGGGAGCAAAGGCATGGCGCCCAACGAGGAG GGTTCGGTGTTATTGGAGGAGCCTACTGAGAGTCCTGCCACCACCTCTGAAAATGGAACCGCAGAGGAATCTGTGCCgcctccacctccacctccaccacctcctcttcctcccagCAATCCAATGCCAacaccccctcctcctcctccgctACCCACCGCGGCACAAAGCACCCAGAATAATGGCAGCACCACCCCCAGCTCCAACGACAAGAGGCGCCCATCTTCCTCATCAGGCA GCGGGAATATATCTACCTCTTACCCAGAGGGAGGGCTGCTTAGACAGATGAAGA GCACAAAATCTTTCAACATGATGTCCCCCACCGGAGACAACTCAGAGCTTCTGGCAGAGATCAAAGCAGGAAAGAGCCTTAAGCCCACGCCTCAAAGTAAAGGCTACACCACTGTGTTTTCCAACACAGGGCCAACAGACAACAAT GGAACCACCACACCTCCAGAGACCCAATCATCTCCACCAGCCGCCAAACCACCCTCTCCTCCACAATCAAGAGCTTCTGTTACCTCTCCACCCATCACCCCAAGCCCCAGCCCCAGCCCTAGCCCCAGTCCTACTGGTTCCAGGGCCATGTCAGGCTCTGCAAACTATGAGCAGCTGTCCTCCAACTCCGTGGTCAATGGGAACGACGGATCTGGTTCAATGCAGCAGGAGTCAGAAAGGAAGACAAGCCTTGCCGACATTGAGGCGCTGGTGCCCACTCTTGATGAGCAGGGGAAAGCCATCCCCGAGTGGAAAAGACAGGTGATGGTGAGAAAGCTTCAGGTCAAGatgcaggaggaggaagagcaCAAACGCAAG